One part of the Streptomyces sp. NBC_00286 genome encodes these proteins:
- a CDS encoding SCO3374 family protein yields MAHPSPDHRPSSRLPQTPSGGTPTAPHPFVAVPLPRRPLDTDDQVRRWYENELGWATVPGPPVELLTGLRFDVLEVPAEAGHAALRHLGPGSPVAVRADRMLLLVTAGSADELPGLLDWLEWGSLALDLRAIGAGGRIEAPLPRHTGSMRGSTVDGSQGAAVWLRPPEPDCEVEPALPTLSALGGGGGGAPDLVRLVDTMATQCHRIRLRQARTQALAFS; encoded by the coding sequence ATGGCCCACCCGTCTCCCGACCACCGCCCCTCATCGAGGCTCCCTCAGACTCCGTCCGGGGGCACCCCCACCGCGCCACACCCATTTGTCGCCGTTCCTCTCCCTCGCCGCCCTCTGGACACCGACGACCAGGTGCGCCGTTGGTACGAGAACGAACTGGGCTGGGCGACAGTGCCCGGACCTCCCGTCGAGCTGCTGACGGGCCTGCGCTTCGATGTCCTGGAGGTGCCCGCGGAGGCGGGTCACGCGGCGCTGCGGCATCTGGGCCCCGGCTCTCCGGTGGCCGTGCGGGCGGACCGGATGCTGCTTCTGGTGACCGCGGGAAGCGCGGACGAGCTGCCGGGGCTGCTCGACTGGCTGGAGTGGGGGTCTCTCGCGCTGGACCTCAGGGCGATCGGCGCGGGCGGGCGCATCGAGGCGCCGCTGCCGCGGCATACAGGGAGCATGCGAGGCAGCACGGTGGACGGCTCGCAGGGGGCCGCCGTCTGGCTGCGGCCCCCAGAGCCGGACTGCGAGGTGGAGCCTGCGTTGCCGACACTGTCGGCGCTCGGCGGGGGCGGTGGGGGCGCCCCCGATCTCGTACGTCTCGTGGACACGATGGCAACGCAGTGCCACCGGATCCGCCTTCGCCAAGCCCGAACTCAGGCGTTGGCCTTCTCGTAA
- a CDS encoding ATP-dependent Clp protease ATP-binding subunit: MFERFTDRARRVVVLAQEEARMLNHNYIGTEHILLGLIHEGEGVAAKALESLGISLEAVRQQVEEIIGQGQQAPSGHIPFTPRAKKVLELSLREALQLGHNYIGTEHILLGLIREGEGVAAQVLVKLGADLNRVRQQVIQLLSGYQGKETAAAGGPAEGTPSTSLVLDQFGRNLTQAARESKLDPVIGREKEIERVMQVLSRRTKNNPVLIGEPGVGKTAVVEGLAQAIVKGEVPETLKDKHLYTLDLGALVAGSRYRGDFEERLKKVLKEIRTRGDIILFIDELHTLVGAGAAEGAIDAASILKPMLARGELQTIGATTLDEYRKHLEKDAALERRFQPIQVAEPSLPHTIEILKGLRDRYEAHHRVSITDEALVQAATLADRYISDRFLPDKAIDLIDEAGSRMRIRRMTAPPDLREFDEKIAGVRRDKESAIDSQDFEKAASLRDKEKQLLAAKAKREKEWKAGDMDVVAEVDGELIAEVLATATGIPVFKLTEEESSRLLRMEDELHKRVIGQTDAVKALSKAIRRTRAGLKDPKRPGGSFIFAGPSGVGKTELSKALAEFLFGDEDALISLDMSEFSEKHTVSRLFGSPPGYVGYEEGGQLTEKVRRKPFSVVLFDEVEKAHPDIFNSLLQILEDGRLTDSQGRVVDFKNTVIIMTTNLGTRDISKGFNLGFAASGDKKSNYERMKNKVSDELKQHFRPEFLNRVDDVVVFPQLTQEDILRIVDLMIGKVDERLKDRDMGIELSQSAKELLAKKGYDPVLGARPLRRTIQREVEDSLSEKILFGELRPGHIVVVDTEGEGETKTFTFRGEEKSALPDVPPIEQAAGGAGPNLSKEA, from the coding sequence ATGTTCGAGAGGTTCACCGACCGCGCGCGGCGGGTTGTCGTCCTGGCTCAGGAAGAAGCCCGGATGCTCAACCACAACTACATCGGCACCGAGCACATCCTCCTGGGCCTGATCCACGAGGGTGAGGGTGTCGCCGCTAAGGCCCTGGAGAGCCTCGGGATTTCGCTCGAGGCGGTCCGCCAGCAGGTGGAGGAGATCATCGGGCAGGGGCAGCAGGCCCCGTCCGGGCACATCCCCTTCACCCCCCGTGCCAAGAAGGTCCTGGAGCTGTCGCTCCGCGAGGCCCTTCAGCTGGGCCACAACTACATCGGCACGGAGCACATCCTGCTCGGCCTGATCCGTGAGGGCGAGGGCGTCGCCGCCCAGGTCCTGGTCAAGCTGGGCGCTGATCTCAACCGGGTGCGGCAGCAGGTCATCCAGCTGCTCTCCGGCTACCAGGGCAAGGAGACCGCCGCCGCAGGTGGGCCTGCCGAGGGCACCCCCTCGACGTCCCTGGTCCTCGACCAGTTCGGCCGGAACCTCACCCAGGCCGCTCGTGAGTCCAAGCTCGACCCGGTCATCGGGCGCGAGAAGGAGATCGAGCGGGTCATGCAGGTGCTGTCCCGCCGTACGAAGAACAACCCCGTGCTCATCGGCGAGCCCGGCGTCGGCAAGACCGCCGTCGTCGAGGGCCTGGCGCAGGCCATCGTCAAGGGCGAGGTGCCCGAGACCCTCAAGGACAAGCACCTCTACACCCTGGACCTGGGTGCGCTGGTCGCCGGCTCCCGCTACCGCGGTGACTTCGAGGAGCGCCTGAAGAAGGTGCTCAAGGAGATCCGCACCCGCGGCGACATCATCCTGTTCATCGACGAGCTGCACACGCTGGTCGGTGCGGGTGCCGCCGAGGGCGCCATCGACGCCGCTTCGATCCTGAAGCCGATGCTGGCCCGCGGTGAGCTGCAGACCATCGGTGCCACCACGCTCGACGAGTACCGCAAGCACCTGGAGAAGGACGCCGCGCTCGAGCGCCGCTTCCAGCCCATCCAGGTCGCGGAGCCGTCTCTGCCGCACACCATCGAGATCCTCAAGGGCCTGCGCGACCGGTACGAGGCGCACCACCGCGTCTCGATCACCGACGAGGCCCTCGTCCAGGCCGCGACGCTGGCCGACCGGTACATCTCGGACCGCTTCCTGCCGGACAAGGCGATCGACCTGATCGACGAGGCCGGTTCCCGGATGCGCATCCGCCGGATGACCGCGCCGCCGGACCTCCGCGAGTTCGACGAGAAGATCGCCGGCGTGCGCCGTGACAAGGAGTCCGCGATCGACTCGCAGGACTTCGAGAAGGCCGCCTCTCTCCGCGACAAGGAGAAGCAGCTCCTGGCCGCCAAGGCCAAGCGGGAGAAGGAGTGGAAGGCCGGCGACATGGACGTCGTCGCCGAGGTCGACGGCGAGCTGATCGCCGAGGTCCTCGCGACCGCCACCGGCATCCCGGTCTTCAAGCTGACCGAGGAGGAGTCGAGCCGCCTGCTGCGCATGGAGGACGAGCTCCACAAGCGGGTCATCGGCCAGACGGACGCCGTCAAGGCGCTCTCGAAGGCGATCCGCCGTACGCGTGCCGGTCTGAAGGACCCGAAGCGTCCCGGTGGTTCGTTCATCTTCGCCGGCCCGTCCGGTGTCGGTAAGACCGAGCTGTCCAAGGCGCTCGCCGAGTTCCTCTTCGGTGACGAGGACGCGCTGATCTCCCTCGACATGTCGGAGTTCAGCGAGAAGCACACGGTCTCCCGCCTCTTCGGTTCGCCTCCCGGTTACGTGGGCTACGAAGAGGGCGGTCAGCTCACGGAGAAGGTCCGCCGTAAGCCGTTCTCGGTCGTCCTGTTCGACGAGGTCGAGAAGGCACACCCGGACATCTTCAACTCGCTGCTGCAGATCCTGGAGGACGGTCGGCTGACCGACTCCCAGGGCCGGGTCGTGGACTTCAAGAACACGGTCATCATCATGACGACCAACCTCGGCACGCGGGACATCTCCAAGGGCTTCAACCTGGGCTTCGCGGCCTCGGGCGACAAGAAGTCCAACTACGAGCGCATGAAGAACAAGGTCTCGGACGAGCTCAAGCAGCACTTCCGGCCCGAGTTCCTCAACCGCGTCGACGACGTGGTGGTCTTCCCGCAGCTGACGCAGGAGGACATCCTGCGGATCGTCGACCTGATGATCGGCAAGGTCGACGAGCGCCTCAAGGACCGGGACATGGGCATCGAGCTCTCCCAGTCCGCGAAGGAGCTGCTGGCCAAGAAGGGTTACGACCCCGTGCTCGGCGCGCGTCCGCTGCGTCGCACGATCCAGCGTGAGGTCGAGGACAGCCTGTCGGAGAAGATCCTCTTCGGCGAGCTGCGTCCCGGCCACATCGTGGTCGTCGACACGGAGGGAGAGGGCGAGACCAAGACCTTCACCTTCCGCGGCGAGGAGAAGTCGGCGCTGCCGGACGTCCCGCCGATCGAGCAGGCCGCAGGCGGGGCCGGTCCCAACCTGAGCAAGGAGGCCTGA
- a CDS encoding HAD family acid phosphatase gives MTGRSWKRRLVGVTAAATAVTAALVTPVAAASPAAAPAAAPAAATTTAAAAAADVDYDTWQKDCQAVMNEAFPYLKQRIANTKPGEKQAIVFDIDNTTLETDFGFSYPSPANAPVLEVAKYAQDHGVALFFVTARPDIIGSVTDYNLKHRGYKVSGLYVRNFGDLFRDKAEYKTAKRAEIEAKGYTIIANIGNTPTDLSGGHAEKAFKLPDYDGQLS, from the coding sequence ATGACAGGAAGAAGCTGGAAGCGACGCCTCGTCGGCGTGACCGCCGCCGCCACGGCCGTCACCGCCGCCCTGGTGACCCCGGTCGCCGCCGCGAGCCCGGCAGCGGCGCCCGCAGCGGCACCAGCCGCTGCCACCACCACTGCTGCCGCCGCCGCGGCGGACGTCGACTACGACACCTGGCAGAAGGACTGCCAGGCGGTCATGAACGAGGCGTTCCCGTACCTCAAGCAGCGGATCGCCAACACGAAGCCGGGCGAGAAGCAGGCGATCGTCTTCGATATCGACAACACCACGCTGGAGACCGACTTCGGCTTCAGCTACCCGTCGCCGGCGAACGCGCCCGTCCTCGAAGTCGCCAAGTACGCCCAGGACCACGGCGTCGCCCTGTTCTTCGTGACCGCGCGCCCGGACATCATCGGCTCCGTGACCGACTACAACCTCAAGCACCGTGGCTACAAGGTGTCCGGCCTCTACGTCCGCAACTTCGGCGATCTCTTCCGGGACAAGGCCGAGTACAAGACCGCCAAGCGCGCCGAGATCGAGGCCAAGGGCTACACGATCATCGCGAACATAGGCAACACCCCCACCGATCTCTCCGGCGGCCACGCGGAGAAGGCGTTCAAGCTGCCGGACTACGACGGCCAGCTGTCGTAA
- a CDS encoding helix-turn-helix domain-containing protein, giving the protein MTRGEGVRVRVEEAIGKQIARFREARRLSLTELGEAMGQYLDRPWSRQAVHQAERGRRAFTAAELTAIALALDTSVPALFLTEAEQIELPGRTISPEEYRGILLYAGKDAPLDGVDELLVALHDIGEVLSRPTLARLAKIGAVAEQVAGPGVSGRPGEARP; this is encoded by the coding sequence ATGACGCGAGGAGAGGGAGTACGGGTGCGGGTCGAAGAGGCCATCGGAAAGCAGATCGCGCGCTTCAGGGAAGCCCGACGGCTGTCGCTGACGGAACTGGGCGAGGCGATGGGCCAGTACCTCGACCGCCCCTGGAGCCGCCAGGCCGTCCACCAGGCCGAACGGGGCCGCCGCGCCTTCACCGCAGCCGAACTGACCGCCATCGCCCTGGCCCTGGACACCTCGGTCCCCGCACTGTTCCTCACGGAAGCGGAACAGATCGAACTGCCGGGCCGCACCATCTCGCCCGAGGAGTACCGAGGGATCCTCCTGTACGCGGGCAAGGACGCCCCCTTGGACGGGGTCGACGAGCTGCTCGTGGCCCTGCACGACATCGGGGAGGTCCTGTCGAGGCCGACGCTGGCGCGGCTGGCGAAGATCGGGGCGGTGGCGGAGCAGGTGGCGGGGCCGGGGGTGTCCGGGCGGCCGGGTGAAGCGAGGCCGTGA
- a CDS encoding NACHT domain-containing protein produces the protein MEPASVGVRLASSVISPLVRKLFVTEGPGAALVDQPVRISAYVSFAGEKRSLTEKDVTKVAAELVKRALKSGERPLPADEEQAVVHALAGTLHALGDLTMTDVQAVELGHTDLALRLRQAAGNPDRDLAFDSALFYERLLDTACLHILHFFTQRSAFVPRTLVEQTRRQAELLAKMDELIARNPLPGSADASFEHRYLSYVATRHSQLTIYGIDLANSPDRWPLDAAYLTLQALRPTDDQEPEGGGYIAATGSPLPAEEAFADHDLVLLRGVAGSGKTTLVQWLAVTAARGEREDRVPFVLPLRTLVRRADGLPAPADFLAAARVPLHGAAPNGWPDRVLTAGRGLLLVDGLDEIPEPDRERTRRWLRDLLDAYPGNQWLVTSRPSAVREDWLAADGFTELALAPMSSTDVAAFIERWHTAARIDAPDPERLTAYETSLLEAVRTKPDLGKLATNPLMCGLICALHRDRRGYLPHGRQELYDAALSMLLARRDQERDMLPRDPRDGIQLTELPQIQLLQRLAYWLIRNNRLEMDRERAERIIADALPSLPAVASQGDAPAIYRHLLIRSGLLREPALGTVEFVHRTFQDYLGAKAAVEDGDFGLLVRNASDSQWSDVIRMAVAHARPRERAGFLRDLLLSVHHVEGPVVTRIRILALACLEHATELDPQVRADVEEQAAMLLPPRTTEEARELAAVGPLVLELLPGPEGLSDAEARAVVVTASLIGTDAAVPFLARFRTHTSLSVRAQLSWAWKRFDTEQYASDVIAHLLPDELFFVVHSTAQLRALHSLGGRAQVQVVGNIEPAELSSWLVPDETRQLVLQANQKLRDLSFVSPLHRLDYLNISSNPYVDDLAPLAELPLKWLSLDVMAGLEKPGALAALSASATLRKFYTGVPLHGDSLDAALPELPLTYLRFTKNALRFTGLRGLRHMHSVKTLSLALLLQPLTPEDYEEVALLPELTELRLNWTAVPWTEGPVLPDIRHLHFNNFTGNEDLSAVPAFFPGLESVSFLLARDATEVPEHILALLPGTHTVRQDHGVL, from the coding sequence ATGGAACCAGCGTCCGTAGGCGTCCGGTTGGCGTCGAGCGTGATCAGCCCGCTCGTCAGGAAACTGTTCGTGACGGAGGGCCCGGGAGCGGCCCTGGTCGACCAGCCCGTACGCATCTCGGCGTACGTCTCCTTCGCCGGCGAGAAACGGTCCCTGACCGAGAAGGACGTCACCAAAGTCGCCGCCGAGCTGGTCAAACGCGCGTTGAAGAGCGGCGAGCGCCCTCTCCCCGCCGACGAGGAACAGGCCGTGGTCCACGCCCTGGCCGGCACCCTCCACGCCCTCGGCGACCTCACCATGACGGACGTACAGGCCGTGGAACTCGGCCACACGGACCTCGCCCTCCGCCTGCGCCAGGCCGCCGGGAACCCCGATCGCGACCTCGCCTTCGACTCGGCGCTGTTCTACGAGCGGCTCCTCGACACGGCCTGCCTGCACATCCTGCACTTCTTCACGCAACGGTCCGCCTTCGTACCCCGCACCCTCGTCGAGCAGACCCGCCGCCAGGCCGAACTCCTGGCGAAAATGGACGAGTTGATTGCCCGAAACCCGCTCCCGGGCAGTGCGGACGCATCCTTCGAGCACCGCTACCTCTCGTACGTAGCGACCAGGCACAGTCAACTCACCATCTACGGGATCGACTTGGCCAATTCTCCCGACCGCTGGCCCCTCGACGCCGCCTACCTCACCCTCCAGGCCCTGCGCCCCACCGACGACCAGGAGCCGGAGGGCGGCGGCTATATCGCCGCGACCGGCAGCCCGCTCCCCGCCGAGGAGGCTTTCGCCGACCACGACCTGGTCCTGCTGCGCGGCGTGGCGGGCTCAGGCAAGACGACGCTGGTGCAGTGGCTCGCCGTGACGGCGGCGCGGGGTGAGCGCGAGGACCGCGTCCCCTTCGTACTGCCGCTGCGTACGCTCGTCCGCCGCGCCGACGGACTGCCCGCGCCCGCCGACTTCCTGGCCGCCGCCCGCGTTCCCCTCCACGGCGCGGCACCTAACGGCTGGCCGGACCGGGTGCTCACGGCGGGTCGCGGGCTGCTGCTCGTCGACGGCCTCGACGAGATCCCGGAGCCCGACCGCGAGCGCACCCGCCGCTGGCTGCGCGACCTCCTCGACGCCTACCCGGGCAACCAGTGGCTGGTCACCTCGCGCCCCTCGGCCGTACGCGAGGACTGGCTCGCCGCGGACGGCTTCACCGAACTGGCCCTCGCGCCGATGAGCAGCACGGACGTGGCCGCGTTCATCGAACGCTGGCATACGGCGGCCCGTATCGACGCCCCCGACCCGGAACGCCTCACCGCGTACGAGACCTCGCTCCTGGAGGCCGTACGCACCAAGCCGGACCTGGGCAAACTCGCCACCAACCCCCTGATGTGCGGCCTGATCTGCGCCCTGCACCGCGACCGGCGCGGCTATCTCCCGCACGGGCGGCAGGAGTTGTACGACGCCGCCCTCTCCATGCTCCTCGCACGCCGCGACCAGGAGCGCGACATGCTGCCCCGGGATCCGCGCGACGGCATCCAGCTCACCGAACTCCCCCAGATCCAGCTCCTCCAGCGCCTCGCCTACTGGCTGATCCGCAACAACCGCCTGGAAATGGACCGCGAACGCGCCGAACGCATCATCGCCGACGCCCTCCCGTCCCTGCCGGCCGTGGCGAGCCAGGGCGACGCCCCCGCGATCTACCGCCACCTCCTCATACGCAGCGGACTGCTGCGCGAACCGGCCCTGGGCACCGTCGAGTTCGTCCACCGCACCTTCCAGGACTACCTCGGCGCGAAGGCGGCCGTGGAGGACGGCGACTTCGGACTCCTGGTCCGCAACGCGTCCGACTCCCAGTGGTCGGACGTGATCAGGATGGCGGTGGCCCATGCACGGCCTCGTGAACGGGCCGGGTTCCTGCGCGACTTGCTCTTGTCCGTTCATCACGTCGAGGGCCCCGTGGTCACCCGCATCCGCATCCTCGCCCTCGCCTGCCTCGAACACGCCACCGAACTCGACCCGCAGGTCCGGGCCGACGTGGAGGAACAGGCGGCCATGCTGCTCCCACCACGTACGACGGAGGAAGCCCGGGAGCTGGCCGCGGTGGGCCCGCTCGTCCTGGAGCTGCTGCCCGGTCCGGAGGGCCTGTCCGACGCGGAGGCCAGAGCGGTGGTGGTCACCGCCTCGCTCATCGGCACGGACGCGGCCGTCCCGTTCCTGGCCCGCTTCCGCACGCACACGTCCCTGTCGGTGCGCGCCCAACTCTCCTGGGCTTGGAAACGGTTCGACACCGAGCAGTACGCGTCCGACGTCATCGCCCACCTGCTGCCGGACGAGCTCTTCTTCGTCGTCCACTCGACCGCCCAACTGCGCGCCCTGCATTCCCTCGGCGGTCGCGCCCAAGTGCAGGTCGTCGGGAACATCGAGCCGGCGGAACTGAGTTCCTGGCTCGTACCGGACGAAACCCGCCAGCTCGTTCTACAGGCCAACCAGAAGCTGCGTGACCTGAGCTTCGTTTCGCCGCTGCACAGGCTCGACTATCTGAACATCAGCAGCAATCCGTACGTGGACGACCTGGCACCCTTGGCCGAGCTGCCGCTGAAATGGCTGTCGTTGGACGTTATGGCGGGCCTGGAGAAGCCGGGGGCGCTCGCCGCACTTTCAGCCTCGGCCACCCTGCGCAAGTTCTACACCGGCGTTCCCCTCCACGGTGATTCCCTCGATGCCGCACTCCCCGAGCTTCCGCTGACGTATCTGCGATTCACCAAGAATGCCCTCAGGTTCACCGGACTGCGCGGACTGCGTCATATGCACTCAGTGAAGACGCTGAGCCTGGCCCTTCTCCTCCAACCGCTCACCCCCGAAGATTACGAAGAGGTCGCGCTGCTACCGGAGCTGACGGAATTGCGCCTCAACTGGACCGCGGTCCCGTGGACCGAAGGGCCCGTCCTGCCAGACATTAGGCACCTCCACTTCAACAATTTCACCGGAAACGAAGACCTCTCGGCCGTACCGGCTTTCTTTCCAGGGTTGGAGTCTGTCTCCTTCCTCCTTGCCCGGGATGCGACGGAAGTCCCGGAGCACATCCTCGCGCTCCTGCCCGGCACACACACCGTCCGGCAAGACCACGGCGTGCTGTAG
- a CDS encoding M23 family metallopeptidase has protein sequence MSLRITKSHVLGTSPLRARAAVLAAGLGVSVALGTGVAVAAGGAASAEAVPAAAAQKAAVKKAAKPSWVDPVKKYKLSASYAQAGNMWNSTHSGQDFAVPSGSKVFATHGGTVVKAGGNGAGDGPAYGNAVVIKHGNGTYSQYAHLSRVQVKAGQIVGTGQQIALSGNTGNSSGPHLHFEIRTSPNYGSAIDPVRFLRTKGVTL, from the coding sequence ATGTCGCTGCGCATCACCAAGTCCCACGTTCTCGGTACGTCCCCGCTCCGTGCCCGGGCGGCTGTCCTGGCCGCCGGGCTGGGGGTGTCGGTCGCGCTGGGGACCGGGGTCGCGGTCGCCGCCGGTGGTGCGGCGAGCGCTGAGGCGGTGCCGGCTGCTGCTGCTCAGAAGGCCGCCGTCAAGAAGGCGGCGAAGCCGTCCTGGGTCGACCCGGTCAAGAAGTACAAGCTCTCCGCCAGCTACGCCCAGGCCGGCAACATGTGGAACTCCACCCACTCCGGCCAGGACTTCGCCGTCCCCTCCGGCTCCAAGGTCTTCGCCACGCATGGCGGCACCGTCGTCAAGGCGGGCGGCAACGGCGCCGGTGACGGGCCCGCGTACGGCAACGCCGTCGTCATCAAGCACGGCAACGGGACCTACTCCCAGTACGCCCACCTGTCGCGTGTCCAGGTGAAGGCCGGCCAGATCGTCGGCACCGGTCAGCAGATCGCGCTCTCCGGCAACACCGGCAACTCCAGCGGTCCGCACCTGCACTTCGAGATCCGTACGTCCCCCAACTACGGCTCCGCGATAGACCCCGTACGCTTCCTGCGCACCAAGGGCGTAACCCTCTAA
- a CDS encoding carboxylesterase/lipase family protein — protein sequence MGADEPEVRTTAGVLRGEQEAGLAVFRGIPFAQPPVGALRFGAPQAVRGWDGVRKAVAYGPPPPQASAFGMDALNQGTGDDWLTLNVWTPDPGSGAGLPVMVWLYGGAYSIGMSSLPEYDGGRLARQGVVVVTLNYRVGIEGFGLIEGAPANRGLLDQVAALEWVRENIRAFGGDPDQVTVFGESAGAGSVAALLAMPRAAGLFRRAVAQSVPGTFFSAELAADFARAFADELGLRPTAADFGTVAPSRLPAAGDAVGAAMRGSLKRWGAVAHTSVPLAPVVDGEVLPVDPWQALASGAGREIELVVGHTRDEFRLFMALGGMLGEVTEERAAVALEVFAPGREDAYRAAFPDAGPEELYELVNSDWLFRMPSLRLAEAQIGGGGRAHFYELTWSAPGMGGGLGACHGLDVPLVFGTLDGGLPAMLLGETPPPEAEELSARFRSAWTGFASGDGPGWPAYDLEQRLVQVFDTSPAVAAYPEEASREIWRGHVFGALPLVGQSLGGSVAGG from the coding sequence ATGGGCGCCGACGAACCCGAAGTCCGTACGACAGCAGGGGTGTTGCGAGGGGAGCAAGAGGCGGGCCTTGCGGTGTTCCGCGGAATTCCCTTCGCTCAGCCGCCCGTCGGTGCGCTGCGATTCGGGGCGCCCCAGGCCGTGCGGGGCTGGGACGGCGTACGGAAGGCCGTGGCGTACGGGCCGCCGCCTCCGCAGGCCTCGGCGTTCGGGATGGACGCGCTGAACCAGGGCACGGGTGACGACTGGCTGACGCTCAACGTGTGGACGCCCGACCCGGGTTCGGGCGCCGGGCTGCCGGTGATGGTGTGGCTGTACGGGGGCGCGTACAGCATCGGGATGTCCAGTCTGCCCGAGTACGACGGCGGGCGGCTGGCGCGCCAGGGCGTGGTCGTCGTGACGCTCAACTACCGGGTGGGGATAGAGGGGTTCGGGCTCATCGAGGGGGCACCGGCCAATCGTGGGCTGCTCGACCAGGTCGCCGCGCTGGAGTGGGTGCGCGAGAACATCCGGGCGTTCGGCGGCGATCCGGACCAGGTCACTGTGTTCGGCGAGTCGGCTGGGGCCGGGTCGGTGGCCGCGCTGCTGGCGATGCCGCGCGCGGCCGGGCTGTTCCGGCGGGCCGTCGCGCAGAGTGTGCCCGGTACGTTCTTCTCCGCCGAGCTCGCGGCTGACTTCGCCCGCGCTTTCGCCGATGAGTTGGGTCTACGGCCGACCGCCGCCGACTTCGGCACGGTGGCGCCAAGTCGGCTGCCCGCGGCGGGAGATGCGGTGGGTGCTGCCATGCGTGGGTCCCTGAAGCGGTGGGGGGCGGTGGCGCATACGTCCGTCCCGCTCGCGCCGGTCGTCGACGGAGAGGTTCTGCCGGTCGATCCGTGGCAGGCGCTTGCCTCCGGGGCCGGGCGGGAGATCGAACTCGTCGTCGGGCACACGCGAGACGAGTTCCGCCTCTTCATGGCGCTCGGCGGCATGCTCGGTGAGGTGACGGAGGAGCGGGCGGCCGTGGCGCTGGAGGTGTTCGCTCCCGGCAGGGAGGACGCGTACCGCGCCGCGTTCCCGGACGCCGGCCCCGAGGAGCTGTACGAACTCGTCAACTCCGACTGGCTGTTCCGTATGCCGTCGCTACGGCTGGCCGAGGCGCAGATCGGCGGAGGCGGTCGTGCGCACTTCTACGAGCTGACATGGTCCGCTCCGGGTATGGGCGGAGGGCTGGGCGCCTGCCATGGGCTCGATGTGCCGCTGGTGTTCGGCACCTTGGACGGGGGGCTGCCCGCGATGCTGCTCGGCGAGACACCACCTCCGGAGGCGGAGGAGCTGTCCGCGCGCTTCCGCTCCGCGTGGACGGGGTTCGCGTCGGGCGACGGGCCCGGCTGGCCCGCGTATGACCTGGAACAGCGGCTCGTCCAGGTCTTCGACACGAGTCCGGCGGTGGCGGCGTATCCGGAGGAGGCGTCGCGGGAGATTTGGCGGGGGCATGTGTTCGGGGCGTTGCCCCTGGTGGGTCAGTCGCTTGGTGGGTCAGTCGCTGGTGGGTGA
- a CDS encoding PDDEXK nuclease domain-containing protein — protein sequence MHENVEAKPSLPAQQGTLPSWYGDLLGEVKETVAGARLRAQRAVNTELVQMYWQIGKLILARQEQEGWGTKVVGRLAADLKTAFPNQRGFSRRSLMYMHKMARVWPEPIVQQPAAQLPWGHIMLMLDRLDTQAELDFYVTEAVRNGWSRDLLSRFIHQDLHLTQGSAATNFEVTVPEGSATLKDLARDPYRLDFLGLDKDRVERELEEAIVANMVRFLTELGVGFAFVGRQYPVTIGSNEYRIDLLFYHLKLRRYFVFELKTKEARPEHVGKLNFYVGVVDQLVRDPKLDDKTIGFLVAADHDKAAVQIALDGSNRPLAATSYSTLPPGERELVPSEDDLSRVVQDAIDSVQS from the coding sequence ATGCACGAGAACGTCGAGGCCAAGCCCAGCCTCCCCGCTCAGCAGGGCACCCTGCCCTCCTGGTACGGCGACCTCTTGGGTGAGGTCAAGGAAACCGTCGCGGGCGCACGCCTCCGCGCACAGCGGGCCGTGAACACCGAACTGGTCCAGATGTACTGGCAGATCGGCAAGCTCATCCTGGCCCGTCAGGAGCAGGAGGGCTGGGGCACCAAGGTCGTGGGCCGGCTCGCCGCGGACCTGAAAACGGCCTTCCCGAACCAGCGCGGCTTCTCCCGCCGGAGCCTGATGTACATGCACAAGATGGCCCGCGTCTGGCCGGAGCCAATTGTGCAGCAGCCTGCTGCACAATTGCCGTGGGGTCACATCATGCTCATGCTGGACAGGCTCGACACCCAGGCTGAACTGGACTTCTACGTCACCGAAGCCGTCCGCAACGGCTGGTCCCGAGACCTCCTCAGCCGCTTCATCCACCAGGACCTGCACCTCACCCAGGGCTCAGCCGCCACCAACTTCGAGGTGACCGTCCCAGAGGGCTCGGCGACACTCAAAGACTTGGCCCGAGACCCGTACCGCCTCGACTTCCTGGGCCTCGACAAGGATCGCGTCGAGCGTGAACTCGAAGAGGCAATCGTGGCCAACATGGTCCGCTTCCTGACCGAACTCGGCGTGGGTTTCGCCTTCGTCGGCCGCCAGTACCCGGTCACCATCGGCAGCAACGAATACCGAATCGACCTGCTCTTCTACCACCTCAAGCTACGCCGCTACTTCGTCTTTGAACTCAAGACGAAAGAGGCCCGCCCCGAACACGTCGGCAAGCTCAACTTCTACGTGGGTGTGGTCGACCAGCTCGTACGCGATCCGAAACTCGACGACAAGACGATCGGGTTCCTCGTGGCAGCCGACCACGACAAGGCCGCCGTGCAGATCGCTCTGGACGGCAGCAACCGCCCTCTGGCCGCGACGTCCTACTCAACGCTCCCTCCAGGAGAGCGCGAACTCGTCCCATCTGAAGACGACTTGAGTCGCGTCGTCCAGGACGCGATCGACTCCGTACAGTCATGA